A portion of the Canis aureus isolate CA01 chromosome 32, VMU_Caureus_v.1.0, whole genome shotgun sequence genome contains these proteins:
- the DAPK2 gene encoding death-associated protein kinase 2 isoform X5: MLLDKNIPIPHIKLIDFGLAHEIEDGVEFKNIFGTPEFVAPEIVNYEPLGLEADMWSIGVITYILLSGASPFLGDTKQETLANITAVSYDFDEEFFSQTSELAKDFIRKLLVKETRKRLTIQEALRHPWITSKGEVRAPEQQKTEPAQLKTKRLREYTLKCHSSMPPNNTYVNFERFARVVEDVARVDQGCRALAGTHDTIQDDVETLISIYNEKEAWYREENESARHDLSQLKYEFRKVESLKKVLREDIQATGSSLGSMGRKLEHLQAQFEALRQELSADLQWIQELVGSFQQESRNTDGLGSVFHRDARESLVELLDTSSSKEVLAGLKL, translated from the exons ATGTTGTTAGACAAGAATATTCCCATTCCACACATCAAGCTGATTGACTTTGGCCTGGCTCATGAAATAGAAGATGGAGTTGAATTTAAGAACATTTTTGGGACTCCAGAATTTGTTG CTCCAGAAATTGTGAACTACGAGCCCCTGGGACTGGAGGCTGACATGTG gAGCATAGGCGTCATCACCTACATTCT CCTAAGTGGAGCATCCCCTTTCCTGGGAGACACGAAGCAGGAAACGCTAGCAAATATCACAGCAGTGAGTTACGACTTTGATGAAGAATTCTTCAGCCAGACCAGTGAGCTGGCCAAGGACTTTATTCGGAAGCTTCTGGTTAAAGAGACTCG GAAACGGCTCACAATCCAAGAGGCTCTCAGACACCCCTGGATCACG TCCAAAGGAGAAGTCAGAGCCCCAGAACAGCAGAAGACAGAGCCTGCCCAGCTGAAGACCAAGCGCCTGAGAGAATACACCCTCAAATGCCACTCAAGCATGCCCCCCAATAACACCTACGTCAACTTTGAACGTTTTGCCCGTGTAGTAGAGGATGTAGCTCGGGTAGACCAGGGATGCCGTGCCCTGGCAGGGACCCATGACACCATCCAGGATGACGTGGAGACCCTGATCTCCATATACAATGAGAAAGAAGCGTGGTACCGAGAAGAGAATGAGAGCGCCCGGCATGACCTATCTCAGCTCAAGTATGAATTCCGCAAAGTGGAGTCCTTGAAGAAGGTCCTGCGAGAAGATATCCAGGCCACAGGGTCCAGCCTCGGAAGCATGGGCAGGAAATTGGAGCATCTGCAGGCACAGTTTGAAGCTTTAAGGCAGGAGCTCTCAGCAGACCTACAGTGGATCCAGGAACTGGTGGGCAGCTTCCAGCAGGAGAGTAGGAACACAGATGGCCTAGGCTCTGTGTTCCACAGGGATGCCAGGGAGTCCCTGGTGGAGCTGCTCGACACATCATCCAGCAAGGAAGTCTTGGCCGGCTTGAAGCTCTGA